The genome window GTGAACCACTCTTGCATCGGGATTTAGATAAACTCTTGGGTATAGCCAAAAAGTATGGAATGATTACTACCGTAACTACAAATGCCATGCTTTATCCCAAATATGCCGAGCGTTTGAAAGGAAAAATTGACATGCTTCATTTCTCATTAGATGCTGCGACAGCTGAAGATCATGATACTTCGAGAGGAGTCAAATGCTTTGATTTGGTGCAGCAGTCTGTAGGAAAGGCGAAAGCTTTGGGTGAAAAAGTTGACATTCTTTACACCGTCACTCCCGAAAATATTGGGGACATTCAGCAAGTCTATGAAGAATTTTGCTTGCCCAACAAATGGCTACTGATTTTGAATCCTGTTTTTGATTACAATGAAGTAGGTGAAAATAACTTTGACAAAGAAGCTTTTTCAGAACTCCGAAGATGGGCTAAAAAGCCTTGGGTTTACTTAAATGGTGGATTTTTGAAACTCAGAGAAGACGGCGGAAATCATATTGACGATCCCATCTGCAAAGCGGCAAGCACAACACTTGTCATTTCTCCTCAAAATGAATTGGTATTGCCTTGTTATCACTTGGGAACAAAATCTTTCCCAATTCAGAATAATTTGGACACCCTTTACCATTCTGATGAAGTGCAAGCAGTCGTCAAACAAGAGGGAAAACTCCCC of Sediminitomix flava contains these proteins:
- a CDS encoding radical SAM protein, with translation MRLRTKPVLCNYYVTYRCNAKCGFCDIWERPSPYVTEKEVEENMKALKKLGVKVVDFTGGEPLLHRDLDKLLGIAKKYGMITTVTTNAMLYPKYAERLKGKIDMLHFSLDAATAEDHDTSRGVKCFDLVQQSVGKAKALGEKVDILYTVTPENIGDIQQVYEEFCLPNKWLLILNPVFDYNEVGENNFDKEAFSELRRWAKKPWVYLNGGFLKLREDGGNHIDDPICKAASTTLVISPQNELVLPCYHLGTKSFPIQNNLDTLYHSDEVQAVVKQEGKLPECEGCVINCYMQPSFAVEMNKYFWAALPSTIKYNWLKGTWKQLNLS